The following proteins come from a genomic window of Denitromonas sp.:
- a CDS encoding PoNe immunity protein domain-containing protein gives MTRASLGNFNFWNQWVRFSEETVTKDLEQIQTPSKNPVYRPQFVWDLSQSGFLRLLLRRYSRGDPIRELAQDLPGLLDAWELSNRLAADICREHKLETCRDWTFDLANLNYYNWCFWLVGLALSLEIPDDQWRRLLALIGGEGEDILLDRVIARRESSRRIGSVLLHPKPYARLLKAIDAPQAQQAALLKAFVDHWYAELARRGKDELWWYVYGDPTKHPLEKGSYFGRWCIEAVAAVKAFGLDDSLCLGHEHYPGDLLRPDGPSTHPGRSEAKPGLWQRLFGRERG, from the coding sequence ATGACTCGCGCGTCTTTGGGAAATTTCAATTTCTGGAATCAGTGGGTTCGTTTCAGCGAAGAGACCGTCACTAAGGATCTCGAACAGATCCAGACTCCTTCCAAAAATCCAGTCTATCGACCTCAATTTGTCTGGGACTTGTCTCAAAGCGGATTCCTGAGGCTCCTCCTCCGGCGCTACTCCCGCGGTGACCCCATCCGCGAGTTGGCCCAAGACTTGCCCGGCCTGCTCGACGCCTGGGAACTGTCCAACCGGCTGGCGGCGGACATCTGTCGCGAACACAAGCTAGAAACCTGCCGAGACTGGACCTTTGATCTGGCGAACCTGAACTACTACAACTGGTGTTTTTGGTTGGTCGGACTCGCACTTTCGCTGGAGATTCCCGACGACCAATGGCGCCGCCTGCTCGCGCTCATCGGTGGCGAAGGCGAAGACATCTTGCTCGACCGCGTAATCGCCAGACGCGAATCGTCTCGCCGGATCGGCAGCGTCCTACTGCACCCGAAGCCCTATGCCCGCTTGCTCAAGGCCATCGATGCGCCGCAAGCGCAGCAAGCGGCCTTGCTCAAGGCCTTTGTGGATCACTGGTACGCCGAACTGGCGCGCCGGGGCAAGGACGAGCTGTGGTGGTACGTCTACGGCGACCCGACCAAGCATCCGCTGGAGAAGGGCAGCTACTTCGGGCGCTGGTGCATTGAAGCGGTCGCTGCAGTCAAGGCCTTTGGCCTCGACGACAGCCTGTGTCTCGGGCATGAGCACTATCCAGGCGACCTGCTCAGGCCCGACGGCCCGAGCACGCACCCGGGGCGATCCGAAGCCAAGCCGGGCCTCTGGCAACGCCTGTTCGGGCGCGAGCGAGGCTGA
- a CDS encoding DUF637 domain-containing protein, translated as MPASWQQQLINLPGGKLDGDVAIALTARHVDNTGFVLTDGQLSIDAEALENQKRNAYYYEKRKVEGGTLKIWGDTVQGGGFMQAAQWNLNVDSVYSRSGEFVVTGADAAETAALTSAFEAQIRAELGDSFVFEEAHDNLQTKFKADGGGMGLIAAVVAIVASVFIGPAVSALIGNLAAAGSTFAAAGLGNLAIGSFVTGTLSNAIGQSVATGRVNWNSALKSGAVSGFTAGLTNAPVFDGQSLNQMASVGSLAGTQQSVADGASGIDATRFMGLAGRAVVNAGVSSAIYGTSFGDALKNNLVNDVAAIGANTVGRNTDALTPGNVIYHAMVGAAAAGLRGEDPAAAALGAATAALINPLADDFTSATDETTRTAQHAAIATLMAGLVARAAGKDEGAAIGAAQNETFNNFLTQEHIEEKYARLAGASTAEEKAAIIREFIGKSTNNTNTALDGSASVMTEWQLLEEKARLQTLLDQCGSNAGCQRDVKNSVTEIDGIIRSAHAGEVMEPYLLGAEAAGMVVGGALAIATKYGIRIGGELTVAGVGEAQSLANAARLRAQLAGQEIAGGHAFEKHVLNQGEFKGLGIRTREQFANHIANVIKTPSNVRYYKDGRTVYLQESTGTVVIRNGVSGEGTAFQPRNWSEYISTLPSRMAPY; from the coding sequence ATGCCCGCGTCCTGGCAACAGCAACTCATCAATCTGCCCGGCGGCAAACTCGACGGCGATGTGGCCATCGCGCTCACCGCCCGCCACGTCGACAACACCGGTTTCGTCCTCACTGACGGTCAGCTGTCGATCGACGCCGAAGCGCTCGAGAACCAGAAGCGCAACGCCTATTACTACGAGAAGCGCAAGGTCGAGGGCGGCACGCTCAAGATCTGGGGCGACACCGTGCAGGGCGGCGGCTTCATGCAGGCGGCGCAGTGGAATCTGAACGTCGACAGCGTCTACTCGCGCTCGGGTGAGTTCGTGGTGACCGGCGCAGATGCGGCCGAGACCGCGGCACTGACATCCGCCTTCGAAGCCCAGATCCGTGCCGAGCTGGGCGACAGCTTCGTCTTTGAAGAGGCCCACGACAACCTGCAAACCAAGTTCAAGGCCGACGGTGGCGGCATGGGCTTGATCGCGGCGGTGGTGGCCATCGTCGCCTCGGTCTTCATCGGCCCGGCGGTATCAGCGCTGATCGGCAATCTCGCGGCCGCCGGCAGCACGTTCGCGGCGGCCGGCCTGGGCAACTTGGCCATCGGCAGCTTCGTGACCGGCACGCTCTCCAACGCCATCGGCCAGTCGGTGGCCACCGGGCGGGTCAACTGGAACAGCGCGCTCAAGAGCGGTGCGGTGTCCGGCTTTACCGCCGGTCTCACCAACGCCCCGGTCTTCGACGGCCAAAGCCTCAACCAGATGGCCAGCGTGGGCAGCCTTGCTGGCACGCAGCAGTCGGTGGCCGATGGCGCCTCGGGCATCGACGCTACCCGCTTTATGGGTCTGGCCGGTCGGGCGGTGGTCAATGCCGGGGTCAGCAGTGCGATCTACGGCACGAGCTTCGGCGATGCCCTCAAGAACAATCTGGTCAATGACGTGGCCGCGATCGGGGCGAACACGGTGGGACGCAACACCGATGCGCTCACCCCTGGCAACGTGATCTACCACGCCATGGTCGGTGCGGCGGCGGCCGGACTGCGCGGCGAGGACCCGGCCGCCGCCGCGCTGGGCGCGGCCACGGCAGCACTGATCAATCCCTTGGCAGACGACTTCACCAGCGCTACTGATGAAACCACACGCACGGCTCAGCACGCAGCCATTGCCACGCTCATGGCCGGCCTGGTGGCCCGCGCCGCAGGCAAGGACGAAGGAGCCGCCATTGGCGCGGCACAGAACGAGACCTTCAACAACTTCCTGACGCAGGAGCACATCGAGGAGAAGTATGCGCGGCTGGCTGGGGCGAGCACTGCCGAAGAGAAGGCCGCAATCATCCGCGAGTTCATCGGAAAAAGTACGAACAACACGAACACCGCGCTCGACGGTTCCGCATCGGTCATGACCGAGTGGCAGTTGCTCGAAGAAAAAGCCCGACTCCAGACCCTGCTGGATCAATGTGGTTCGAATGCGGGTTGCCAGCGCGATGTGAAAAACAGCGTTACCGAGATCGACGGTATCATTCGGTCGGCCCATGCTGGCGAGGTGATGGAGCCGTACCTGCTGGGCGCCGAAGCGGCCGGCATGGTCGTCGGCGGGGCTTTGGCGATTGCGACAAAGTATGGCATTCGGATCGGTGGCGAACTAACTGTCGCCGGAGTTGGTGAGGCGCAAAGCCTTGCGAATGCGGCTCGACTTCGGGCGCAGCTGGCTGGCCAAGAGATTGCCGGCGGGCATGCGTTCGAAAAGCACGTCTTGAATCAAGGCGAGTTCAAGGGCCTTGGTATTCGCACTCGCGAACAGTTTGCCAATCATATTGCGAACGTCATCAAGACCCCTTCAAATGTGCGGTACTACAAGGATGGGCGAACCGTTTACCTTCAGGAAAGCACCGGCACAGTTGTGATTCGCAACGGTGTTAGTGGTGAAGGCACAGCATTCCAACCCAGGAACTGGTCGGAGTACATTTCAACATTGCCTTCGCGTATGGCGCCTTATTGA
- a CDS encoding ShlB/FhaC/HecB family hemolysin secretion/activation protein: protein MGYQYYVEPGLSFGLPILGAPEDAEHLPRTHVHHQFTKLSFNAGAIARPNQDVELASQFSAQRADVSLIGAEQISLGGMASVRGFEESALSGDTGYLIRTEARFLTAFAQRRLTPVPFIHLDHGSTWLAGRARHTLSSLGIGIRGIGNGLMWEAVLSAPLRHSPDIDRHAWRLHATLSYEF from the coding sequence GTGGGTTATCAGTACTACGTCGAACCAGGCCTGTCCTTTGGCCTGCCGATCCTTGGCGCCCCTGAGGACGCCGAGCACCTGCCGCGCACGCATGTTCACCACCAATTCACCAAGCTGTCATTCAACGCGGGGGCCATCGCGCGCCCGAATCAAGACGTCGAGCTCGCCAGCCAGTTCTCCGCACAGCGCGCCGACGTCAGCCTCATTGGCGCCGAACAGATCAGCCTCGGCGGCATGGCCTCGGTGCGTGGCTTTGAAGAGTCGGCGCTCTCGGGCGATACCGGCTACCTGATTCGCACTGAAGCACGCTTTCTCACCGCCTTCGCCCAGCGCCGACTCACGCCCGTGCCTTTCATTCATCTCGACCACGGCAGCACCTGGCTCGCAGGTCGTGCGCGGCACACCTTGTCGAGCCTCGGCATCGGCATCCGCGGGATCGGCAATGGCTTGATGTGGGAGGCCGTGCTCTCAGCGCCCCTGCGCCACAGCCCCGACATCGATCGTCACGCGTGGCGCCTGCACGCCACGCTCTCCTATGAATTCTGA
- a CDS encoding DUF6862 domain-containing protein — MLWYVNQGGSLTPTVYLPASWQQQLIDLPGDALRNSLVNDMAAFGANDIGDGNFGEQGSVGRTLAHGVLGAMAESARGGDPLAGAIGAMTAAQLSKPLGDSLGVSQGDTGTQAAVTALTMLAGGLLAEAAGRDAEAGGAAAQNEVINNYLDHLESTEYAALEERCGRAGSGCTAQEQARMRELNTLDKARDALLASACANPSSVACAGQLADLNAARTSFSGQDVAAGSRAASELAWIKQEQAKLEARVQNPGTYNVGTAVLEVAGGTVKGTLDLAALSAQAASGDTTAQAQLSQIAEAIGEFFASPVDTIEQHISTTLAEARTLDDAGRTDEAQRLRATLFTEGALAVTGAGALVVKGSGKIVATAERVFSDQAERIATRALLESGGMIDTATGQALLDLKQLSNPQKAVMGELFGEHTVRQIIPDGEKLARMPGPGETGIDDLYKVNRPDVDYVVIEYKFVGSNTGKGSWRLDKTPADGPQGSESWTLGSGRVEKAVGEHHAPDVRRAIDSGRVETWVISTRPDGSTILEVLDALGKPKPVEASKLLPFTANLAGAQP; from the coding sequence GTGCTGTGGTACGTCAATCAGGGCGGATCGCTCACCCCCACGGTGTACCTGCCCGCGTCCTGGCAACAGCAACTGATCGACCTGCCCGGCGATGCGCTCAGAAACAGCCTGGTCAATGATATGGCCGCATTCGGGGCGAACGACATCGGCGACGGCAACTTCGGCGAACAAGGGAGCGTCGGTCGCACACTTGCGCATGGCGTACTCGGTGCGATGGCCGAGTCCGCTCGCGGGGGAGATCCGCTCGCTGGGGCGATCGGTGCGATGACAGCCGCACAATTGAGCAAACCGCTCGGTGACAGCTTGGGGGTTTCGCAAGGCGATACGGGCACACAGGCGGCCGTCACGGCCCTGACCATGCTGGCCGGCGGCCTGCTCGCCGAGGCTGCCGGTCGTGACGCCGAGGCCGGTGGCGCAGCGGCGCAAAACGAAGTCATCAACAACTATCTCGACCATCTCGAATCGACCGAATACGCGGCGCTGGAAGAAAGATGCGGTCGCGCGGGCAGCGGCTGCACGGCACAAGAACAGGCACGCATGCGCGAGCTCAATACGCTCGACAAGGCACGCGACGCGCTGCTCGCCAGCGCCTGCGCCAATCCGTCCAGCGTTGCGTGCGCAGGTCAGTTGGCAGATTTGAATGCGGCGCGAACGAGCTTCTCCGGCCAGGATGTCGCCGCCGGCTCGCGCGCCGCCAGCGAGCTGGCCTGGATCAAGCAGGAGCAGGCCAAGCTCGAAGCCCGAGTCCAAAACCCGGGCACCTACAACGTCGGCACGGCGGTTCTTGAAGTGGCCGGCGGCACCGTCAAGGGCACGCTTGATCTGGCCGCGCTGTCGGCGCAAGCGGCCAGTGGCGACACCACCGCGCAGGCGCAACTGAGCCAGATCGCCGAGGCCATCGGCGAGTTCTTCGCCTCCCCGGTCGACACCATCGAGCAGCACATCTCGACCACCCTGGCCGAAGCCCGCACGCTCGACGACGCCGGGCGCACCGACGAAGCCCAGCGCCTGCGCGCCACGCTGTTCACCGAAGGCGCATTGGCGGTGACCGGCGCCGGGGCGCTGGTGGTCAAGGGGAGCGGGAAGATTGTTGCAACAGCGGAACGCGTGTTCTCAGACCAAGCTGAAAGAATCGCCACACGAGCATTGCTCGAAAGCGGTGGCATGATCGACACGGCGACCGGCCAAGCCTTGCTCGACCTCAAACAACTGAGCAATCCGCAGAAGGCAGTCATGGGTGAGCTGTTCGGCGAGCACACCGTGCGCCAGATCATCCCCGACGGCGAAAAGCTTGCGCGTATGCCCGGTCCGGGCGAGACTGGCATCGACGATTTGTACAAGGTCAATCGGCCGGATGTGGACTATGTCGTGATCGAGTACAAGTTCGTGGGCAGTAACACGGGCAAGGGCAGTTGGCGGTTGGACAAAACTCCGGCTGATGGGCCGCAGGGGAGCGAGAGTTGGACATTGGGGTCGGGTAGGGTTGAGAAAGCGGTTGGCGAGCATCATGCGCCAGATGTTCGGCGTGCAATTGACTCCGGACGGGTCGAAACTTGGGTCATTTCTACTCGGCCAGATGGCTCGACGATCCTTGAGGTACTCGACGCACTGGGCAAACCCAAACCAGTAGAGGCTTCAAAATTGCTCCCCTTTACAGCTAACCTTGCTGGAGCACAGCCATGA
- a CDS encoding filamentous hemagglutinin N-terminal domain-containing protein, with translation MSYAKSAPLSLMALLHAIRRPIASAVLVTFTLSPYGALAGATPDSGAAPQNHAGVTNAGSVPVVNIVTPDASGLSHNKWQQFDVPTQGMVLNNATTSTNSTLVGTLGANPNLAGGAAQVILNEVTSNQPSSLLGTLEVAGQSARVIIANPNGITCNGCGFINTPHVQLTTGRPGFDNGALRFDVTGGQIDIGASGLSVLATRLDLIGHTLRTQGAISTQADLNLIAGRFYANAETLTLTDAGRSGVGPFPFPAASYAIDIGQSVSADSIQLITSGDQIGVRTAAPVAAFSDITIASRETLELGGTLSAGRDVGIYNVGAWDSLITGQITAARDLQVIGMVLDVAPGGALRTTAGNIELGFIGDNSDAHTQFINHGTVAAAGNLSFGNVLTGLNTGTLSAGGTIDAVLSALSPKSAAASLPGAFGETFYAQFGAGPGAQLANTGAIAAGQDLYFNLIENDGGSLSAGRDAFVWQAQRGQFAGAYQTPQHRAGSVSTTRDLFVFAPGDRNEFTSPGTQSFNAAGNLYLLPEADRFNPPSDLRTTLLADLSAPSPSGTARYINRDIFDATGDLSITLPAGFENQKTLHGRDIRISATEVINTAQIDTQHAVVRYQGTPICDGSNAGNCVPIMFAPDSPEPYPGCKTNYTGTCTTDTEVVASTALIEADRDLIIDSPVFSNVGATTLAGGNIDIATNDFFNGQRDYQATWSAEYSAKPFQQAFSGTSCTTCEASIDWSRTAAGTVPLGSIAGNIQAGNVFSVDTHPRSGQPAIMGNTGNSTAPTSGTSNTSSPPTNTPSVTATLAQAITQGAGSVDAAPPALSKFINTGNINAAAIVVKADDIRNGFDTVKDYYQRTGAPQLPPSTIAVANYGTAGTTGAGTYSGAALMQVLPPALASSAPFALTPAEEQAALRNAFLATTGRAWILPGLTWDPATGQSPADQQQAILAANGAAFAIEHGIPVGSALTPAQHAQLGAPALWYVNQGGSLIPTVYLPASWQQQLINLPGGKLDGDVAISLTARHVDNTGFVISDGQLSIDAEALENQKRNAYYYEKRDVEGGTLKIWGDTVQGGGFMQAAQWNLNVDSVYSRSGEFVVTGADAAETAALTSAFEAQIRAELGDSFVFEEAHDNLQTKFKADGGGMGLIAAVVAIVASVFIGPAVSALIGNLAAAGSTFAAAGLGNLAIGSFVTGTLSNAIGQSVATGRVDWNSALKSGAVSGFTAGLTNAPVFDGQSLNQMASVGSLAGTQQSVADGASGIDATRFMGLAGRAVVNAGVSSAIYGTSFGDALKNNLVNDVAAIGANTVGRNTDALTPGNVIYHAMVGAAAAELRGEDPAAAALGAATAALINPLADDFTSATDETTRTAQHAAIATLMAGLVARAAGKDEGTAIGAAQNETFNNFLTQENIEEKCARLAGAQTVAERREILAQMLAVSRENRHAAADGIELVSQQLVLGQEKSRLQTLLDGSNACTANPTCVADAQRSIAQIEQILAAPDIAERMVPYKLAAEVALGLLPVSSVLEAAVVGRVSNSPAGKLAYDAATKSWISPGGLVYGQGSVHGNRVLHVLDHTVPNASKPVHSLFSVDRKQVIGLVDEAWAARVGPGILQANGNRTWIVDMGRQVGTGGQTSLQIVVRDGTTQVITAFPK, from the coding sequence ATGTCTTACGCCAAATCTGCCCCCTTGTCGCTGATGGCCCTGCTGCACGCCATCCGACGGCCGATCGCCAGCGCCGTGCTGGTCACCTTTACCCTGTCACCGTACGGCGCCCTGGCCGGCGCCACGCCCGACAGTGGCGCCGCGCCACAAAATCATGCCGGTGTGACTAATGCAGGCAGCGTGCCGGTGGTCAACATCGTCACCCCGGATGCCAGCGGGCTGTCGCACAACAAGTGGCAACAGTTCGACGTGCCGACGCAGGGCATGGTGCTCAACAACGCCACGACCTCCACCAACAGCACCCTGGTGGGCACGCTCGGCGCCAACCCCAATCTGGCCGGCGGGGCCGCACAGGTGATTCTCAACGAAGTCACCAGCAACCAGCCCTCTAGCCTGCTCGGCACGCTGGAGGTTGCGGGCCAGTCGGCACGGGTGATCATCGCCAACCCCAACGGCATCACCTGCAACGGTTGCGGTTTCATCAATACGCCGCATGTGCAATTGACCACCGGCCGCCCCGGCTTTGACAACGGCGCTTTGCGCTTCGATGTCACCGGCGGGCAGATCGACATCGGCGCCAGCGGCCTGAGCGTGCTGGCCACCCGACTGGATTTGATTGGCCACACCCTGCGCACGCAAGGGGCCATCAGCACCCAGGCTGACCTCAATCTCATCGCCGGGCGTTTTTACGCCAACGCCGAGACGCTGACGCTGACTGACGCGGGTCGAAGCGGAGTGGGGCCGTTCCCCTTTCCGGCCGCCAGTTACGCCATCGATATTGGCCAAAGCGTGTCCGCCGACAGCATCCAGCTCATCACCAGCGGGGACCAGATCGGCGTACGCACCGCCGCACCGGTGGCGGCGTTCAGCGATATCACCATCGCCTCGCGCGAAACACTCGAACTGGGCGGCACACTCAGCGCAGGACGCGATGTTGGAATCTACAACGTAGGCGCGTGGGACTCGCTGATCACCGGGCAAATCACGGCGGCGCGTGATCTGCAAGTCATCGGCATGGTGCTGGACGTCGCACCAGGTGGGGCGTTGCGCACTACCGCCGGCAACATCGAACTGGGCTTCATTGGCGACAACTCCGATGCACACACGCAGTTCATCAACCACGGCACCGTCGCCGCAGCGGGCAATCTGAGCTTCGGCAACGTGCTGACCGGCCTCAACACCGGCACCCTCAGCGCTGGCGGCACCATTGATGCCGTCCTGAGCGCGCTCAGCCCGAAGAGCGCCGCCGCCAGCTTGCCCGGCGCCTTTGGCGAAACCTTCTACGCGCAGTTCGGTGCTGGCCCCGGCGCGCAACTGGCCAATACCGGCGCCATTGCGGCGGGGCAAGACCTCTACTTCAACCTGATCGAAAACGACGGCGGCAGCCTCAGCGCCGGGCGCGATGCCTTTGTCTGGCAAGCCCAACGCGGCCAATTCGCCGGGGCCTACCAAACACCGCAACACCGGGCCGGCAGCGTCAGCACGACGCGCGACCTCTTCGTCTTCGCGCCGGGCGACCGTAACGAGTTCACCTCCCCGGGCACGCAAAGCTTCAACGCCGCTGGCAACCTCTATCTGTTACCGGAGGCCGATCGGTTCAACCCACCCAGCGATCTGCGCACCACGCTTCTCGCCGACCTCAGCGCGCCCAGCCCGTCGGGCACCGCCCGTTACATCAACCGCGACATCTTCGACGCCACGGGCGACCTCAGCATCACCTTGCCCGCCGGTTTCGAAAACCAAAAAACACTCCACGGCCGCGACATCCGCATCAGCGCCACCGAAGTCATCAACACAGCACAGATCGACACCCAGCACGCCGTCGTTCGGTACCAGGGCACACCGATTTGCGATGGCTCGAACGCAGGCAACTGCGTGCCCATCATGTTCGCGCCCGACTCGCCCGAACCCTATCCCGGCTGCAAAACCAACTACACCGGCACCTGCACCACCGACACCGAAGTGGTTGCCAGCACGGCCTTGATCGAAGCTGACCGCGATCTGATCATCGACAGCCCGGTGTTTAGCAACGTCGGCGCCACAACGCTGGCGGGCGGCAACATCGACATCGCCACCAACGACTTCTTCAACGGCCAACGGGACTATCAGGCGACATGGTCGGCCGAATACTCCGCCAAGCCATTTCAGCAAGCATTCAGCGGTACGTCATGCACCACTTGCGAGGCCAGCATCGACTGGTCGCGCACCGCCGCCGGCACCGTCCCGCTCGGCAGCATCGCCGGCAACATCCAGGCCGGCAACGTCTTCAGTGTCGACACCCACCCGCGCAGCGGCCAGCCCGCCATCATGGGCAACACCGGCAACAGCACGGCACCCACCAGCGGCACCAGTAACACCTCATCGCCACCCACCAACACACCGTCGGTCACGGCCACACTCGCACAGGCCATCACCCAAGGCGCGGGCAGCGTCGACGCCGCCCCGCCCGCGCTCTCGAAATTCATCAACACCGGCAACATCAACGCCGCCGCCATCGTCGTCAAGGCCGACGACATCCGCAACGGCTTCGATACCGTCAAGGACTACTACCAGCGCACCGGCGCGCCCCAGCTCCCGCCCTCGACGATTGCCGTGGCCAACTACGGCACGGCCGGCACCACTGGCGCAGGCACCTACAGCGGCGCCGCGCTCATGCAGGTCCTGCCGCCAGCGCTGGCCAGCAGCGCGCCCTTTGCGCTCACCCCGGCCGAAGAACAAGCCGCGCTACGCAACGCCTTCCTCGCCACCACCGGCCGCGCCTGGATCCTGCCCGGCCTCACCTGGGACCCCGCCACCGGCCAGTCCCCGGCCGATCAACAACAAGCCATCCTCGCCGCCAACGGCGCCGCCTTCGCCATCGAGCACGGCATCCCCGTCGGCAGTGCGCTCACCCCCGCCCAGCACGCCCAGCTCGGCGCCCCGGCGCTGTGGTACGTCAATCAAGGCGGATCGCTCATCCCCACGGTGTATCTGCCCGCGTCCTGGCAACAGCAACTGATCAACCTGCCCGGCGGCAAGCTCGACGGCGACGTGGCCATCTCGCTGACCGCCCGCCACGTCGACAACACCGGCTTCGTCATCAGCGACGGTCAGCTGTCGATCGACGCCGAAGCGCTCGAGAACCAGAAGCGCAACGCCTATTACTACGAGAAGCGCGATGTCGAGGGCGGCACGCTCAAGATCTGGGGCGACACCGTGCAGGGCGGCGGCTTCATGCAGGCGGCGCAGTGGAATCTGAACGTCGACAGCGTCTACTCGCGCTCGGGTGAGTTCGTGGTGACCGGCGCAGATGCGGCCGAGACCGCGGCACTGACATCCGCCTTCGAAGCCCAGATCCGTGCCGAGCTGGGCGACAGCTTCGTCTTTGAAGAGGCCCACGACAACCTGCAAACCAAGTTCAAGGCCGACGGTGGCGGCATGGGCTTGATCGCGGCGGTGGTGGCCATCGTCGCCTCGGTCTTCATCGGCCCGGCGGTATCAGCGCTGATCGGCAATCTCGCGGCCGCCGGCAGCACGTTCGCGGCGGCCGGCCTGGGCAACTTGGCCATCGGCAGCTTCGTGACCGGCACGCTCTCCAACGCCATCGGCCAGTCGGTGGCCACCGGGCGGGTCGACTGGAACAGCGCGCTCAAGAGCGGTGCGGTGTCCGGCTTTACCGCCGGTCTCACCAACGCCCCGGTCTTCGACGGCCAAAGCCTCAACCAGATGGCCAGCGTGGGCAGCCTTGCTGGCACGCAGCAGTCGGTGGCCGATGGCGCCTCGGGCATCGACGCTACCCGCTTTATGGGTCTGGCCGGTCGGGCGGTGGTCAATGCCGGGGTCAGCAGTGCGATCTACGGCACGAGCTTCGGCGATGCCCTCAAGAACAATCTGGTCAATGACGTGGCCGCGATCGGGGCGAACACGGTGGGACGCAACACCGATGCGCTCACCCCTGGCAACGTGATCTACCACGCCATGGTCGGTGCGGCGGCGGCCGAACTGCGCGGCGAGGACCCGGCCGCCGCCGCGCTGGGCGCAGCCACGGCGGCACTAATCAACCCCTTGGCGGACGATTTCACCAGCGCTACTGATGAAACCACACGCACCGCCCAGCACGCAGCCATCGCCACGCTCATGGCGGGGCTGGTGGCCCGTGCAGCGGGCAAGGACGAGGGCACGGCCATTGGTGCAGCACAGAACGAGACCTTCAACAACTTCCTGACGCAGGAGAACATCGAGGAGAAGTGTGCGCGGCTGGCTGGGGCGCAAACAGTGGCCGAGCGTCGAGAAATCCTGGCGCAGATGCTGGCTGTCAGTCGCGAGAATCGCCATGCTGCGGCCGATGGTATTGAACTGGTCTCGCAACAGCTTGTGCTTGGGCAAGAGAAATCCAGGCTGCAAACCCTGCTCGATGGCTCGAACGCCTGCACGGCCAACCCCACCTGCGTTGCTGACGCGCAGCGCAGCATCGCCCAGATTGAGCAGATACTGGCAGCGCCCGATATTGCGGAACGCATGGTGCCGTATAAACTGGCGGCGGAAGTTGCCCTGGGGCTCCTGCCGGTGTCGTCGGTGTTGGAGGCTGCGGTTGTTGGGCGGGTTAGCAATAGTCCAGCGGGAAAGCTGGCCTATGACGCAGCGACGAAATCTTGGATTTCGCCTGGAGGACTGGTTTACGGACAAGGCTCAGTTCACGGAAACCGTGTGCTGCATGTACTGGATCATACCGTTCCCAATGCTTCGAAGCCGGTTCATTCTCTCTTCAGCGTGGACCGGAAGCAGGTTATTGGACTGGTCGATGAGGCTTGGGCCGCGAGAGTAGGGCCCGGCATATTGCAAGCCAATGGGAACCGAACTTGGATTGTCGATATGGGCCGGCAAGTCGGCACAGGCGGACAGACTTCGCTACAGATTGTGGTTCGTGACGGTACAACCCAGGTTATTACGGCATTTCCAAAATGA
- a CDS encoding peptidyl-prolyl cis-trans isomerase — protein sequence MKLLTFALCALASFSVFATPPMAVVNGVDVPAASLEAVVAQAQRRGVTVTAEVHQQLRDQVLAEELMWQRAKAAGLDTAPATLAAIERAKRQAAIEAYIATQVKPVEPTERAIRARYDDIVARLGAKEFRLSLIQTPDEPALRAAAAQLAQGAEFATVARRTSRVPSAARGGELDWISFRQPVRDGDTNGLPTPIAEAVLTLKPGQISAPIALGDSWALVRLDAMRDTLVPDYTAVRDTLRIALASQAIEAQGKQLVIDLMRGAHIRVNP from the coding sequence ATGAAGCTCCTCACCTTTGCCCTGTGCGCGCTCGCTTCCTTCTCCGTTTTTGCGACGCCGCCGATGGCGGTCGTCAATGGCGTTGATGTCCCTGCCGCAAGCCTTGAAGCGGTCGTTGCGCAAGCTCAGCGGCGCGGCGTGACCGTCACCGCTGAAGTCCACCAGCAATTGCGCGACCAGGTGCTGGCCGAAGAGTTAATGTGGCAACGCGCCAAGGCCGCGGGCCTCGACACCGCCCCGGCCACGCTTGCCGCCATCGAGCGGGCCAAGCGCCAGGCCGCCATCGAGGCCTACATCGCCACGCAGGTCAAACCCGTCGAGCCGACGGAGCGTGCCATCCGCGCGCGCTACGACGACATCGTCGCCCGTTTGGGCGCCAAGGAGTTTCGTCTCAGCCTGATTCAAACGCCCGATGAGCCGGCGCTACGCGCCGCTGCGGCGCAACTGGCCCAGGGCGCTGAATTCGCCACCGTTGCACGACGCACTTCGCGCGTACCGTCTGCCGCGCGCGGCGGCGAACTGGACTGGATCAGCTTCCGCCAACCCGTGCGCGATGGCGACACTAACGGTCTGCCGACGCCCATCGCTGAAGCGGTCCTGACACTCAAACCCGGCCAGATCAGCGCGCCCATCGCCCTGGGCGACAGCTGGGCGCTGGTTCGACTCGACGCGATGCGCGACACCCTCGTGCCCGACTACACCGCCGTGCGCGACACCCTACGCATCGCGCTGGCCAGCCAGGCCATCGAGGCCCAAGGCAAGCAGCTGGTGATCGACCTGATGCGCGGCGCGCACATCCGCGTCAATCCCTGA